In Candidatus Paceibacterota bacterium, the following are encoded in one genomic region:
- a CDS encoding DUF1614 domain-containing protein — protein sequence MFFFPVGCLIFALFILFLPVLFALGYFHIITIGFEKLGISPEAVIILLLVILIGSAINIPLGRKKLKYVEESRFFGLWRVPKVATEGIAINVGGAVIPILLSFYFLFQIWRAGFDINQIFIATALMVVVCKLLAKVVPGKGIVIPAFIPPIFAVVFALFFASGFVAPCAFVSGTFGVLIGADLLNLRRIRKYGGFLSIGGAGVFDGIFLIGIISALLAGF from the coding sequence TTTTTCTTTCCAGTCGGCTGTTTAATATTCGCCCTTTTCATTTTATTCCTGCCTGTTTTGTTCGCTTTGGGATATTTTCACATTATTACCATTGGTTTTGAGAAACTGGGTATTTCTCCAGAAGCAGTTATCATTCTGCTTCTGGTTATTTTAATCGGTTCTGCTATTAATATTCCTTTGGGCAGGAAAAAATTAAAATATGTTGAAGAATCAAGATTTTTCGGATTGTGGCGCGTGCCGAAAGTTGCAACCGAGGGCATTGCCATAAACGTCGGCGGAGCAGTTATTCCCATTCTGCTTTCTTTTTATTTTCTTTTCCAAATCTGGAGAGCAGGATTCGACATAAATCAGATTTTTATAGCCACTGCTTTGATGGTTGTTGTCTGTAAATTATTGGCTAAGGTTGTGCCTGGCAAAGGAATTGTTATTCCGGCCTTCATTCCCCCCATATTTGCCGTTGTTTTCGCCTTATTTTTTGCTTCTGGCTTTGTTGCTCCCTGCGCTTTTGTTTCAGGGACTTTTGGCGTTTTAATAGGCGCTGATCTCTTAAATTTGAGGAGAATCAGAAAGTACGGAGGTTTTCTGTCCATTGGCGGAGCAGGAGTGTTTGACGGCATATTCCTGATCGGCATCATTTCAGCCCTGCTGGCCGGTTTTTAA
- the secD gene encoding protein translocase subunit SecD, which produces MSKKKLYITVVFIFILALFAGIFSYPDYFNHRIDSFNNLNVSVFGLQIQMPRFSNIPFILGLDLQGGVQLIYEADLSNIEDKDKTETMEGLRDVIERRVNLYGVAEPVVQVQGKSRLIVELAGVKDIGGAIEMIGETPYLEFKEILSQEEKEEAKNSFTDEEISQIIETYKQQSGQDITKEEVLDILTSSMLKPTELTGKYLKRADITFDPNTNKPQVSLQFKEEGAQLFEQITERNVSKPLAIFLDGQSIVDTDGDGKITDNDIYAPVVQEKITGGKAVITGDMNVDKAREIVKRLNSGALPVKIGAPIYQKLIGPTLGQVSLEKSLKAGIFGFLAIILFMIIFYRLPGLLASIALVIYAVLVLFLFKVIPVTLSLAGIGGFILSVGMAVDANILIFSRMREELKEEKDFEQSVKEGFDRAWPSIRDSNFNSLIVCLILFTFATSFIKGFAFTLILGILVSMFSAIIITRTFLRCFIRTRLEKIKWLW; this is translated from the coding sequence ATGTCAAAGAAGAAGCTTTACATCACAGTTGTTTTTATTTTCATTCTGGCTCTTTTTGCCGGAATCTTTAGTTATCCTGACTATTTCAATCACAGAATTGATTCTTTCAACAATTTGAATGTTTCAGTTTTCGGCCTTCAGATTCAAATGCCTCGTTTTTCGAATATTCCTTTTATTTTGGGTCTGGATTTGCAGGGAGGCGTTCAGCTGATTTACGAGGCAGATCTATCCAACATTGAAGATAAAGACAAAACAGAAACAATGGAGGGATTGAGGGACGTCATTGAAAGAAGGGTTAACTTGTATGGCGTTGCTGAACCGGTTGTTCAGGTGCAGGGCAAAAGCAGATTAATCGTTGAATTGGCTGGGGTCAAGGATATTGGAGGAGCGATAGAAATGATAGGGGAAACCCCATATTTGGAATTTAAAGAAATCCTTTCCCAGGAAGAAAAAGAGGAAGCGAAAAACAGCTTTACCGATGAGGAGATATCTCAAATAATTGAAACCTACAAACAGCAGTCAGGCCAGGATATAACCAAAGAAGAGGTTTTGGACATACTGACTTCCAGTATGTTAAAGCCGACCGAGCTGACCGGCAAATATTTGAAAAGGGCTGATATTACTTTTGATCCGAATACCAACAAGCCCCAGGTTTCCCTTCAATTTAAGGAAGAGGGAGCACAATTGTTTGAGCAAATCACTGAAAGGAACGTTAGCAAACCTCTGGCCATTTTCTTGGACGGCCAGTCAATCGTTGATACTGACGGTGACGGAAAGATAACGGATAATGATATTTATGCGCCGGTTGTCCAGGAGAAAATTACCGGCGGCAAAGCAGTGATTACCGGAGATATGAATGTTGATAAGGCCAGGGAAATCGTAAAAAGGCTCAATTCTGGCGCTTTGCCGGTTAAAATAGGAGCGCCAATCTACCAGAAGCTGATCGGTCCTACTTTGGGCCAGGTTTCTCTGGAAAAGTCTTTGAAAGCAGGCATATTCGGCTTTTTGGCCATAATTCTGTTCATGATAATCTTTTACCGCTTGCCGGGATTGTTGGCTTCCATTGCCCTGGTTATTTACGCTGTTTTGGTTCTGTTTCTCTTTAAGGTAATCCCGGTTACTTTGAGTTTGGCCGGCATTGGTGGATTTATTTTGTCTGTTGGTATGGCAGTTGACGCCAATATTCTTATCTTTTCCAGAATGAGGGAAGAATTAAAGGAAGAAAAAGATTTTGAGCAGAGCGTTAAAGAGGGGTTTGACAGGGCCTGGCCGTCAATCAGGGATAGTAATTTCAACTCGCTTATCGTCTGTTTAATTCTCTTCACTTTCGCCACCAGTTTCATTAAAGGATTTGCTTTCACTTTAATCTTGGGAATTTTGGTTTCGATGTTTTCTGCGATTATTATCACCAGAACTTTTCTCAGGTGCTTTATTAGAACAAGGTTGGAAAAAATTAAATGGCTTTGGTAA
- the secF gene encoding protein translocase subunit SecF, with product MSIKFLKYSKVYFVLSGILIVASLASVLIFGLKFGIEFTGGSIMELSFQEERPSLENIQQSLSEFDLGEIVLQPIGDNEMVLRMKEIDRETHENVLFKLQQTYQAEEKSFEMIGPTIGAELKQKTRNAIIMVLLAITLYITVAFRKVSWSAIRSWQYGVASLLALFHDVIIPLGVLAVLGKLYNVEITIPVIAALLTILGYSVHDTIVIFDRIRENLLKSRFKSFEETVDASLNQTLFRSISTVFTVLLVLFAIFFFGGQTLQSFSLTLIIGITSGAYSSIFLASPLLVAWARWRQNKGKI from the coding sequence ATGTCAATTAAATTCTTAAAATATTCAAAAGTTTACTTCGTTCTTTCCGGAATTTTGATTGTGGCCAGCCTTGCTTCAGTCTTGATTTTCGGATTGAAGTTCGGCATAGAGTTTACCGGCGGCAGCATTATGGAATTGTCTTTCCAGGAAGAGAGGCCGTCTTTGGAGAATATCCAGCAAAGCCTTTCTGAATTTGATTTGGGAGAAATTGTTTTGCAGCCTATTGGCGATAATGAAATGGTTTTGCGAATGAAAGAAATTGATAGAGAAACTCACGAAAACGTGCTTTTTAAACTGCAGCAAACCTATCAAGCTGAAGAAAAAAGTTTTGAGATGATCGGTCCGACTATCGGCGCAGAATTAAAGCAAAAGACGAGAAACGCCATAATTATGGTGCTGCTGGCCATCACTCTTTACATCACAGTTGCCTTTAGAAAGGTTTCTTGGTCAGCCATACGTTCCTGGCAGTATGGAGTTGCTTCGCTTTTAGCTCTGTTTCATGATGTTATTATTCCTTTGGGGGTTCTGGCTGTTTTGGGAAAACTTTATAATGTTGAAATTACCATTCCGGTTATTGCCGCTTTGTTGACTATTTTGGGTTATTCGGTCCATGATACCATCGTCATCTTTGACAGGATAAGGGAAAACCTGCTTAAGTCAAGATTTAAGTCGTTTGAAGAAACGGTTGATGCCAGTTTGAACCAGACTCTTTTCCGTTCAATCAGCACTGTTTTCACTGTTTTGCTCGTGCTTTTTGCCATCTTCTTTTTCGGCGGCCAGACCTTGCAATCTTTCTCTTTGACCCTGATAATCGGCATTACCAGCGGCGCCTACTCTTCCATTTTCTTAGCAAGCCCCTTGTTGGTCGCCTGGGCAAGATGGAGGCAGAATAAAGGGAAGATTTGA